In a genomic window of Shouchella clausii:
- a CDS encoding class I adenylate-forming enzyme family protein, with protein sequence METIGALAKKAMLQHVDNVAARDEGGTLTYGQLKKRACQLAHALMQSGLNKGDRVATLMSNRKEHIEIDAAIAFAGLVKVPVNYRLHPKEATYIIEHAGAGVVIGERQLLAGLSANVERIDVEEAYEPFLQTQSDDFPDVAVGEDDLFAIMYTSGTTGKPKGAMLTHRNMIAGALSLIQACEITYGDTIGHVAPLTHGTNFLAQTAWFYGLKQVIFKKFEPSGFIDELEKQQVTVMFMVPTLVNLMIHDPCFDPSKLRSLKSINMAGAPIAVPKLQKALTALGPKLAETYGLVEAPMAITIMPKQQLGARPSSCGATGPFAEVKIVAANGEEAPVGDIGEVACRGSLVMKGYWQNETATAEAIKDGWFYTGDLGRLDDKGYLHLMDRAKDVIITGGLNVYPREVEEVLNQHPAVKETCVFGAPDEKWGERICAHVVLQAVAAPVTEEALIAHCTEHLARYKKPKVIEFVHELPKNSYGKIMRKTLRNQYKKAGV encoded by the coding sequence ATGGAAACGATTGGGGCGCTCGCCAAAAAAGCTATGCTCCAGCATGTGGATAACGTTGCCGCCAGGGATGAAGGCGGGACGCTTACGTATGGCCAGTTAAAGAAACGCGCCTGCCAGCTCGCCCATGCTTTAATGCAAAGTGGTTTGAACAAAGGGGACCGAGTGGCCACGCTCATGTCCAACCGCAAGGAGCATATTGAAATCGATGCGGCGATCGCATTTGCCGGACTAGTGAAAGTACCAGTCAACTACAGGCTTCACCCAAAAGAAGCGACTTACATTATTGAACATGCAGGAGCGGGCGTCGTCATTGGCGAGAGACAGTTGCTGGCAGGCCTCTCCGCCAACGTTGAACGAATCGACGTGGAGGAGGCATACGAACCGTTTTTGCAAACGCAAAGCGATGATTTTCCTGATGTCGCCGTTGGCGAAGATGACCTTTTTGCGATTATGTATACGTCAGGCACAACTGGGAAACCGAAAGGGGCGATGTTGACACACCGAAACATGATAGCGGGCGCGCTATCGCTCATCCAAGCCTGTGAGATCACGTATGGCGACACCATCGGGCATGTCGCCCCTTTAACGCACGGAACGAATTTTTTGGCGCAAACCGCATGGTTCTACGGGCTCAAGCAAGTCATTTTTAAAAAGTTTGAGCCGAGCGGCTTTATCGATGAATTGGAAAAACAGCAAGTGACGGTGATGTTCATGGTGCCGACACTCGTCAACTTAATGATCCATGACCCGTGCTTTGATCCTAGTAAATTGCGAAGCCTGAAATCGATTAATATGGCCGGCGCGCCAATTGCCGTCCCTAAATTGCAAAAAGCATTAACGGCGCTCGGTCCAAAGCTTGCGGAAACGTATGGCCTCGTTGAAGCGCCAATGGCGATCACGATCATGCCAAAACAGCAGCTCGGGGCAAGGCCGAGCTCTTGCGGAGCGACCGGGCCGTTTGCAGAAGTGAAAATTGTCGCTGCCAACGGCGAAGAGGCGCCCGTTGGCGACATCGGCGAAGTTGCCTGCCGAGGCTCGCTTGTAATGAAAGGCTATTGGCAGAATGAAACCGCAACGGCTGAAGCAATCAAGGATGGCTGGTTTTATACTGGCGACTTAGGCCGGCTTGACGACAAAGGCTACTTGCATCTTATGGATCGTGCCAAGGACGTCATCATTACTGGCGGCCTGAACGTCTATCCCCGGGAAGTCGAAGAAGTGCTCAATCAACATCCAGCTGTGAAAGAAACGTGCGTCTTCGGCGCCCCAGATGAAAAATGGGGAGAACGGATTTGTGCCCATGTCGTATTGCAGGCTGTCGCCGCCCCTGTCACAGAAGAAGCGCTCATTGCCCATTGCACGGAGCATTTGGCCCGCTATAAAAAGCCGAAAGTAATTGAATTTGTGCACGAACTGCCAAAAAACAGCTACGGGAAGATAATGCGGAAAACATTGCGAAACCAATACAAAAAGGCAGGTGTCTGA